A genomic region of Procambarus clarkii isolate CNS0578487 chromosome 88, FALCON_Pclarkii_2.0, whole genome shotgun sequence contains the following coding sequences:
- the LOC138359038 gene encoding streptococcal hemagglutinin-like — protein sequence MTLLLQLLVIVTLLLQLFGDSDVIVATVDGDSDVIVATVDGDNDVIVATVGDSDVIVATVGDSDVIVATVGDSDVIVATVDGDSDVIVATVDGDSDVIVATVGDSDVIVATVDGDSDVIVATVDGDSDVIVATVDGDTSLFSFTFPVPTFLLSAFSLKPLYTRTTLPLWRVVKVVNTAPEEYTAEGGGAATFRETQKTNKYRDLERCYRFVPTGSETLGAWAASQSLLQHPSLSCSIPVSPAASQSLLQHPSLSCSIPVSPTASQSLLQHPSLFCSIPVSPAASQSLLQHPSLSCSIPVSPTASQSLLQHPSLSYSIPVSPAASQSLLQHPSLFCSIPVPPAASQSLLQHPSLSSSIPVSPTASQSLLQHPSLSFSIPVSPTASQSLLQHPSLSCSIPVSPAASQSLLQHPSLSFSIPVSPAASQSLLQHPSLSYSIPVSPTASQSLLQHPSLSYSIPVSPAASQSLQQHPSLSCSILVSPAASQSLLQHPSLFCSIPVSPTASQSLLQHPSLSCSIPVSPTASQSLLQHPSLSYSIPVSPAASQSLLQHPSPSCSIPVSPAASQSLLQHPSLSYSIPVSPSASQSLLQHPSLSCSITGLSCSIPVSPAASQSLLQHPSLSFSIPVSPAASQSLLQHPSLSYSIPVSPTASQSLLQHPSLSYSIPVSPAASQSLQQHPSLSCSIPVSPAASQSLLQHPSLSYSIPVSPTASQSLLQHPSLSCSIPVSPAASQSLLQHPNLRVSKDE from the exons ATGACGTTATTGTTGCAACTGTTGGTGATAGTGACGTTATTGTTGCAACTGTTTGGTGATAGTGACGTTATTGTTGCAACTGTTGATGGTGATAGTGACGTTATTGTTGCAACTGTTGATGGTGATAATGACGTTATTGTTGCAACTGTTGGTGATAGTGACGTTATTGTTGCAACTGTTGGTGATAGTGACGTTATTGTTGCAACTGTTGGTGATAGTGACGTTATTGTTGCAACTGTTGATGGTGATAGTGACGTTATTGTTGCAACTGTTGATGGTGACAGTGACGTTATTGTTGCAACTGTTGGTGATAGTGACGTTATTGTTGCAACTGTTGATGGTGATAGTGACGTTATTGTTGCAACTGTTGATGGTGATAGTGACGTTATTGTTGCAACTGTTGATGGTGACACCTCACTATTTTCCTTCACGTTTCCAGTACCTACCTTTCTCCTTTCCGCCTTCTCCCTTAAACCTCTCTACACCCGCACTACTCTACCACTGTGGAGGGTAGTTAAAGTGGTCAACACTGCTCCCGAGGAATA cacagctgagggaggcggggcggccaccttcagggagacccagaaaaccaacaagtacagggacctagaacgttgttacaggtttgtACCGACAGGCTCTGAGaccctgggcgcctggg CAGCATCCCAGTCTCTCCTGCAGCATCCCAGTCTCTCCTGCAGCATCCCAGTCTCTCCTGCAGCATCCCAGTCTCTTCTGCAGCATCCCAGTCTCTCCTGCAGCATCCCAGTCTCTCCTACAGCATCCCAGTCTCTCCTGCAGCATCCCAGTCTCTTCTGCAGCATCCCAGTCTCTCCTGCAGCATCCCAGTCTCTCCTACAGCATCCCAGTCTCTCCTGCAGCATCCCAGTCTCTCCTACAGCATCCCAGTCTCTCCTGCAGCATCCCAGTCTCTCCTACAGCATCCCAGTCTCTCCTGCAGCATCCCAGTCTCTCCTGCAGCATCCCAGTCTCTTCTGCAGCATCCCAGTCCCTCCTGCAGCATCCCAGTCTCTCCTGCAGCATCCCAGTCTCTCCAGCAGCATCCCAGTCTCTCCTACAGCATCCCAGTCTCTCCTACAGCATCCCAGTCTCTCCTTCAGCATCCCAGTCTCTCCTACAGCATCCCAGTCTCTCCTGCAGCATCCCAGTCTCTCCTGCAGCATCCCAGTCTCTCCTGCAGCATCCCAGTCTCTCCTACAGCATCCCAGTCTCTCCTTCAGCATCCCAGTCTCTCCTGCAGCATCCCAGTCTCTCCTGCAGCATCCCAGTCTCTCCTACAGCATCCCAGTCTCTCCTACAGCATCCCAGTCTCTCCTGCAGCATCCCAGTCTCTCCTACAGCATCCCAGTCTCTCCTGCAGCATCCCAGTCTCTCCAGCAGCATCCCAGTCTCTCCTGCAGCATCCTAGTCTCTCCTGCAGCATCCCAGTCTCTCCTGCAGCATCCCAGTCTCTTCTGCAGCATCCCAGTCTCTCCTACAGCATCCCAGTCTCTCCTACAGCATCCCAGTCTCTCCTGCAGCATCCCAGTCTCTCCTACAGCATCCCAGTCTCTCCTGCAGCATCCCAGTCTCTCCTACAGCATCCCAGTCTCTCCTGCAGCATCCCAGTCTCTCCTGCAGCATCCCAGTCCCTCCTGCAGCATCCCAGTCTCTCCTGCAGCATCCCAGTCTCTCCTACAGCATCCCAGTCTCTCCTACAGCATCCCAGTCTCTCCTTCAGCATCCCAGTCTCTCCTACAGCATCCCAGTCTCTCCTGCAGCATCACCGGTCTCTCCTGCAGCATCCCAGTCTCTCCTGCAGCATCCCAGTCTCTCCTACAGCATCCCAGTCTCTCCTTCAGCATCCCAGTCTCTCCTGCAGCATCCCAGTCTCTCCTGCAGCATCCCAGTCTCTCCTACAGCATCCCAGTCTCTCCTACAGCATCCCAGTCTCTCCTGCAGCATCCCAGTCTCTCCTACAGCATCCCAGTCTCTCCTGCAGCATCCCAGTCTCTCCAGCAGCATCCCAGTCTCTCCTGCAGCATCCCAGTCTCTCCTGCAGCATCCCAGTCTCTCCTACAGCATCCCAGTCTCTCCTACAGCATCCCAGTCTCTCCTACAGCATCCCAGTCTCTCCTACAGCATCCCAGTCTCTCCTGCAGCATCCCAGTCTCTCCTGCAGCATCCCAGTCTCTCCTGCAGCATCCCA
- the LOC138359039 gene encoding uncharacterized PPE family protein PPE21-like, whose translation MWLPSLGDYQLRFSSLGDYQLRFSSLGDYQVKFSSLGDYQLRFSSLGDYQLRFSSLGDYQLRFSSLGDYQVKFSSLGDYQVKFSSLGDYQLRFSSLGGYQLRFSSPGDYQVRFSSLGGYQVKFSSPGDYQVRFSSLGDYQVKFSSLGDYQVRFSSLGDYQLRFSSLGDYQVKFSSLGDYQLRFSSLGDYQVKFSSLGGYQVRFSSLGDYQVKFSSLGDYQVKFSSLGDYQVKFSSLGDYQLKFSSPGDYQVKFSSLGDYQVKFSSLGDYQAMFSSLGDYQSSGTLLQAPPSLHDRHQT comes from the exons ATGTGGCTACCCAGCCTAGGTGACTATCAGTTGAGGTTCAGCAGCCTAGGTGACTATCAGTTGAGGTTCAGCAGCCTAGGTGACTATCAGGTGAAGTTCAGCAGCCTAGGGGACTATCAGTTGAGGTTCAGCAGCCTAGGTGACTATCAGTTGAGGTTCAGCAGCCTAGGTGACTATCAGTTGAGGTTCAGCAGCCTAGGGGACTATCAG GTGAAGTTCAGCAGCCTAGGGGACTATCAGGTGAAGTTCAGCAGCCTAGGGGACTATCAGTTGAGGTTCAGCAGCCTAGGTGGCTATCAGTTGAGGTTCAGCAGCCCAGGTGACTATCAGGTGAGGTTCAGCAGCCTAGGTGGCTATCAGGTGAAGTTCAGCAGCCCAGGGGACTATCAGGTGAGGTTCAGCAGCCTAGGTGACTATCAGGTGAAGTTCAGCAGCCTAGGTGACTATCAGGTGAGGTTCAGCAGCCTAGGTGACTATCAGTTGAGGTTCAGCAGCCTAGGTGACTATCAGGTGAAGTTCAGCAGCCTAGGTGACTATCAGTTGAGGTTCAGCAGCCTAGGGGACTATCAGGTGAAGTTCAGCAGCCTAGGTGGCTATCAGGTGAGGTTCAGCAGCCTAGGGGACTATCAGGTGAAGTTCAGCAGCCTAGGTGACTATCAGGTGAAGTTCAGCAGCCTAGGGGACTATCAGGTGAAGTTCAGCAGCCTAGGTGACTATCAGTTGAAGTTCAGCAGCCCAGGGGACTATCAGGTGAAGTTCAGCAGCCTAGGTGACTATCAGGTGAAGTTCAGCAGCCTAGGGGACTATCAGGCGATGTTCAGCAGCCTAGGTGACTATCAGAGCTCTGGCACACTGCTCCAGGCTCCACCTTCCTTACATGATAGGCACCAAACATGA